The following proteins are co-located in the Helicobacter sp. 'house sparrow 1' genome:
- a CDS encoding MarR family winged helix-turn-helix transcriptional regulator, whose translation MSKHEEGDLIKELFFTTKQLRAFIAKDLRKLDIGFEQAGILFLLGSRGALSISEIAQFFEKDKATISRTIKALEHKMFVKKQQVPEDKRSNHIKLTQLGLAKIGQLEGQKEFLLKKIKSAITAQEKQIFVSTLRKILEVIK comes from the coding sequence ATGAGCAAGCATGAAGAGGGTGATTTAATCAAGGAACTTTTTTTTACCACAAAACAGTTGAGAGCTTTTATCGCAAAAGATCTTAGAAAACTTGATATAGGATTTGAACAAGCTGGTATATTGTTTTTACTGGGATCTAGGGGGGCTTTGAGTATTAGTGAAATTGCACAATTCTTCGAAAAGGATAAAGCGACAATTTCTAGAACAATCAAGGCATTGGAACATAAAATGTTTGTCAAAAAGCAACAAGTGCCTGAAGACAAAAGAAGTAATCATATCAAACTCACCCAACTTGGCTTAGCCAAAATCGGGCAATTAGAAGGACAAAAAGAATTCTTGCTCAAAAAAATAAAAAGTGCAATCACAGCTCAAGAAAAGCAAATCTTTGTCTCTACTTTACGTAAAATTTTGGAAGTTATTAAATGA
- a CDS encoding efflux RND transporter periplasmic adaptor subunit produces the protein MKKYLTFLFLPIFIFAKPIAVNTIILKTGSLQQEENFLGNVVFNEFANIASQSRGIVEEVYFRIGQKVKKGEKLLSLNEEFLQKDIIIKQSKLDQARYILENKKKELERYKNLLESQSIPLQQYENIEYDVKSQEANILALQAELDMSILDLGYKTIYAPFDGIIVEQKVHKGEWVNTGEVICQILDTKNIEVIADVPSFMINHLALDQKVKVSINNKTYNGSIVALIPKADISSRNFPAYIKIASNEMLLDGMSASIRLNVGKQNTGFLIPRDSIVQHKGRSSVFVVRGNKAVWIPVEILSINRNNALVKGEMKAGEKLVSRGQDRLEDGSEVKEIQ, from the coding sequence ATGAAAAAGTATCTTACCTTTTTATTTTTGCCTATTTTTATTTTTGCTAAACCTATTGCAGTAAATACAATTATTTTAAAGACAGGTTCCTTACAACAAGAGGAAAATTTTTTAGGCAATGTAGTTTTTAATGAATTTGCAAATATTGCATCTCAGTCAAGAGGCATAGTAGAAGAGGTATATTTTAGAATAGGGCAAAAAGTAAAAAAGGGAGAAAAGCTACTAAGCCTAAATGAAGAGTTTTTGCAAAAAGACATTATTATTAAACAATCAAAACTAGATCAAGCTCGTTATATATTAGAAAATAAAAAAAAGGAGCTTGAGCGCTATAAGAATCTTTTAGAAAGTCAATCCATTCCCCTACAACAATATGAAAATATTGAATATGATGTAAAATCCCAAGAAGCAAATATTTTAGCCCTTCAAGCAGAACTAGATATGTCTATTTTAGATCTAGGATATAAGACTATTTATGCGCCATTTGATGGAATTATTGTTGAACAAAAGGTGCATAAAGGGGAGTGGGTTAATACTGGGGAAGTGATTTGCCAGATTCTTGACACAAAAAATATTGAAGTGATTGCAGATGTTCCAAGTTTTATGATTAATCACTTAGCATTGGATCAAAAAGTCAAAGTAAGTATTAATAATAAAACCTATAACGGTAGCATTGTTGCCCTTATTCCAAAGGCTGATATCAGCTCAAGAAATTTTCCAGCATATATCAAAATTGCAAGCAATGAAATGCTTCTTGATGGAATGTCTGCTTCAATTAGATTAAATGTTGGAAAGCAAAACACTGGTTTTTTAATTCCTCGCGATAGCATTGTGCAGCACAAAGGGAGATCTAGTGTATTTGTCGTGCGTGGCAATAAGGCTGTTTGGATCCCTGTTGAAATTCTATCCATCAATAGAAACAATGCTCTTGTAAAGGGAGAAATGAAAGCAGGGGAAAAGCTTGTATCCAGAGGACAAGATAGACTTGAGGATGGAAGTGAAGTAAAAGAGATTCAATGA